Below is a window of Rhodobium gokarnense DNA.
CCCTTCGATGTATTTGAGCTGCGGGACCGGGAAATAGCCCTTCTTGCGGTCGATGACCTCGCTCGGCACCACCTGGCGCGCGGCGTCCTTGAGGACGCCCTTGCCGTTTTCCATCAGCTTCAGCTCCGGTGGCACGGTGGCGGCAAGTTCCACCAGCTCGTGGTCGAGGAACGGCACCCGCGCCTCCAGCCCCCAGGCCATGGTCATGTTGTCGACCCGCTTCACCGGATCGTCGACCAGCATGACCTGAGAATCGAGCCGGAGCGCCCGGTCGACCGGCGTCGCCGCGCCGTCCATCAGGAGATGCTCGGCGACGAGATCGCGGCTGATATCCGCATCCGGCATCCACTCGGGGGAAAGATGGGTCTTCAGCGTCTCGTGGCTGCGGTCGAAGAACACCCTGGCGTAATCGCCGACCACGTCGTTGGTGTTTTCCAGCGGCGGATACCAGTGATAGCCGCCGAACACCTCGTCGGCCCCCTGGCCGGACTGCACCACCTTGATGTGCTTGGAGACCTCGCGGCTCAAAAGGAAGAAGCCGATATTGTCGTAGGAGACCATCGGCTCCGACATCGCCGAGATCGTGTCCGGCAGCGAGCCGATGAGATCGGCCGAAGGCACGAAGATCTTGTGGTGGTCGGTCTGGAACGTCTTGGCGATGAGGTCCGAATAGACGAACTCGTCGCCCTTTTCCCCGTTCGCCTCCTCAAAGCCGATGGAAAAGGTCATCAGGTCCTTCTGGCCTTCCTCAGCCAGGAGCCCGACGATGACGCTGGAATCGACGCCGCCGGACAAAAGCACGCCGACCGGCACGTCCGCGACCATGCGCCGGCGCACGGCGACCCGCAGCGCTTCCAGCACCCGGTCGCGCCAGTCTTCGCGGGAAAGGCCGGAAAGCGCCGGATCGCGCTCGTAGGGCGGCTGCCAGTAGAGGGTGTCGGTGATCTCGCCCGACGTGGTGATCCGGCGCACGGTCGCCGGCGGCAGCTTCCTGACGCCCTTCAGGATCGTGCGCGGCGGCGGCACCACGGCGTGGAAGGTCATGTAGTTGTGGAGCGCTTCGGGATCGATGGTCCGGTCGACGTCGCCGCCGGCAAGCAGGGCCGGCAGGCTGGAGGCAAAGCGCAGCCGGGCATCGGTCTCGGAATAGTAGAGCGGCTTGATGCCGAAGCGGTCGCGGGCGAGCGTCACGGTGCCGCTGTCGCGCTCGGCGATGGCGAAGGCGAACATGCCGTGGAATCGCTTGACGCAGTCGGGGCCCCAGGCATGGAACGCCTTCAGGATCACCTCGGTGTCGCCATGGGAGAAGAACCTGTAGCCCTTCTCGACCAGCTCGCCGCGCAGCTCCGGATAGTTGTAGATGCAGCCGTTGAAGACGATGGTCAGCCCGAGTTCCGGGTCCGTCATCGGCTGCGCGGCTTTTTCCGACAGGTCGATGATCTTCAGCCGGCGATGGCCGAAGGCGATCGGCCCGCGCGCCAGGATGCCCGTGCCGTCGGGCCCGCGCGGGGCCAGCGTTTCGGTCATGCGCGCGACGGCCTCACCGTCGGCAAAGCTGCCGTCTAGGCGGATTTCTCCGGCAATTCCACACATGCTGGACTGAGTTCTCCCGATGTCTGCGACGAAACGAAGGGGCATCCGCGACGGCCGTGCGGCCGCTGCGGAGGCCCTGTCTATGATGGCCTTCGCCAACCCCCGCGGCGAAGGCCATCGATGCCCTTTGGGTCTGCCCCGGCAACAACGCAAGGAGCGCCCGCGCGTTCCCGGAAAGGGGCTTCCCCTTAAAGTTAAGGCGCGGGACAACCCGCGCCAGCCGGCAAATTCATTAGAACACAAATGATTTGAAATCAAATATTTTTTGGTGTAACGGTTTGCGCCACGATCGGACTGGAGACCCTGAAACGTGAGCGACCCGCTCGGCCCCGCCGGCGACAACGCCGCAAGACACGACGGATATGCGCAAAAGACCGCGCCGGATCCGGCGAGCGATGCCACCACGCCCGACGCACACGCGATCGACAACGCCGCCCATGTCATGAAGGCGATCAGGCGCATCGTCAGGGCCAACGACGTCCGGTCCAAGAAGGTCGCCCGCGAGGCCGGGCTGACGATTCCCCAGATCGTCGTCCTCCAAGCCGTGCGCGATTTCGGCCAGCTGACGACGGCGGCGCTGTCGCGCCAGGCCGACCTCAGCGCGGCGACCACCGTCACCATTCTCGACAAGCTTGAAGCGCGCGGCCTGGTCACCCGGCGGCGCAGCGACACCGACCGGCGCATCGTCCGCACCCGCCTGACAGAGGAGGGCGAACGCATCCTGAAGGGCGCCCCGGCCCTTTTCGGAAAACGATTCGTGACGGGATTTGCCGACCTTCCGGAGACCGAGCAGCAGCGTATCGTCGCCGCCTTCCGGGCCGTCGCCGACCTCGTCGACCCACCGCTCGCCGAGGCAGGCGCCGGCGAGGATGTCGACCTCGGCTGACCGCGCCGGCTCGGCGGCAAGGCTGCAATGCGCCGGGCGCCGGGCGCCGGGCCCTTATGCGGGAACGCCGTCCCGCTTTTGCACGCCGTGCAGAAACACCTGGATGCAGCGCTTGATATAGCCTTCCCGGTCGTCTTCGCCGGGCCAGTCCAGGTCTCCGCCGGTCGCCTTGGCCGCGATCGCGCCGAACACCATGTCCAACAGCATCTGCGCCGCCGCTTCGGTGTCGTCGATTACCATGCGGCCACGCGCGCATTGCCGGTCGAACCAAGCCGCAAGCTCCAGGCGCGACGGGATGGCGCCGTATTTGCGGGCCGTGGTGCGCAATTCCGGATATTGCCGGGTCTCGATGATGACGAGCCGGATCAGCGCCTGGCGCTTGCGGTTGTCCTCCGGATCGATTTCGACGCGGAAGATGGTTTCCAGCGCTTCGTCCAACGGCATGTCGTCGTAATTGCCCGGCAACAGCAGCATGCGCTGCCGGTTCTTGTCGATGATCGCGGCGAACAGGTCGAGCTTGCCGGGGAACAGCCGGTAGAGCGTGCGCTTGGACACCCGGCAGGACGCGGCAATATGATCCATGGTGGTGCCGCCATAACCGTTGGCCAGGAACAGCTCATGGGCCTGTTCGACGATTATTTCCCGCTGCACGTTGTCCGGCATGGCCTTCGGGCGACCGCGCTTTCGGCGCCCTGCTCCGGCGTGCTTGTCCCCGGGCCCTTCGTGGCTTTCCGGCAACGGTCGGACAATGGAAGTCATTCGGCATTCCTCGCGGCAGTTGACATCGCCTGCCTACCTGAATATTGGTAATCGAAGGTTTTGTAAATAAGGGTTCCAACCTTTGCGCCAAACAGTCACGTGGTCAGCCGGAGCGTCGGCGCCGCGCCGTTGTGCTTTCGCCATTGCGCAGCGGCATTCGGTCCGGACGCTGCTCCGGACGGGCCTTGTCGCCCTCTTCACCGCTGCAGCCCTGGTTGCCGCGTCCGAATCCCATGCCCAATCACCGGGCGGCGGGCCGAAGCCCGAGGTCGGTGTGCTGACGCTGCACCCGCAGTCGGTGGCGATCACCGCGGAACTGCCGGGCCGCACGACGGCCTCGCTGGTTGCCGAAGTGCGCCCGCAGGTCAACGGCATCATCCGCCGCCGCCTGTTCACCGAAGGCAGCGAGGTGGAGGCCGGCGCGCCGCTCTACCAGATCGACGACGCCACCTACCGCGCCACCTACCAGAGCGCCCGCGCCAGCCTGCAGAAGGCGCTGGCCGCGGTGCCGAGCGCGGAGGCCAAGGTCGCGCGCTACGAGAACCTGATCAAGCAGAATGCCATCTCCAAGCAGGAGCTCGACGATGCCAAGGCGACGCTGGCCCAGGCCCGTGCCGACGTCGCGGTCGCCAAGGCCCAGGTCGAGACGGCCCGCATCAACCTGACCTACACGACGGTGCTGGCGCCGATCGACGGCCGGGTCGACGAATCGCAACTGACCGTCGGTGCCCTCGTCACCGCGAATCAGTCGACCGCGCTAACGACGATCCGTACCCTCGATCCGATCAATGTCGACGTCACCCAGTCGAGCACCAACCTGCTCAACCTCAGAAAGGCGGTCGAGGAAGGCCGGATCAAGCTGCGCGGCGACAACATCACCGTGCGCCTGAAGCTGGAGACCGGAACGCTCTACGCGGAGTCCGGCACCCTTGCCTTCGTCGAATCCTATGTCGACCAGACCACCGGCACCTACACGCTGCGCGCCGAGTTCCCCAATCCGGACCGGCTCCTCCTGCCCGGCATGTATGTCCGCGCCCTGGTCGAGGAAGGCATTGCCGAAAACAGCTTCGTGGTGCCGCAGCGCGCCGTCAGCCGCAGCACCAAGGGCGAGGCGACGGCGCTGTTCGTGAACAAGGACAACAAGATCGAGCAGCGCGTCCTGGAGACGAATTCGAGCGTCGGCAACAACTGGCTGGTCAGCGACGGCATTTCCGACGGCGACCGCATCGTCGTCACCGGGTCACAGTTCGTGCGCGAAGGTGCCGACGTGACGACCGTGGAGGTCGTCATCGACGAGACCACCGGCGAGGTGTCGGAACTGAAGCAGGGCGCCGCGGCGCCCGGCGATCCCGACACGCTCGCGCTCGCCGCCGAAGCCGGACAGAAACAGAAGCCCGGCGCGGCGAAGGACTGAGACCCGAATGTCATCTTTCTTCATCGACAGGCCGATCTTCGCCTGGGTCATTGCAATCGTTATCATGCTCGGCGGCCTTCTGGCCCTGAACACCCTGCCGATCTCGCAATATCCCGACATCGCCCCGACCACCGTGCGCATTTCCGGCACCTATCCCGGTGCCGACGCCCAGACGGTTGAGAACTCCGTCACCAAGGTGATCGAAAGCGGCATGACCGGCATCGACCACCTCGACTACATGTCGGCGACGTCGACCTCCATCGGCCGCGCCGAAATCGTCCTGACCTTCACCAGCGCCGCCGACCCCGACGTCGCCCAGATGCAGGTCCAGAACAAGCTGCAGCTCGTCACGCCGCAGCTTCCCCAGGCGGTGCAGGACAACGGCCTGACGGTCAACAAGTCGTCTTCCGGCTTCCTCCTGGTCATCGGGTTCATCTCCGAGACCGGCGACATGACCCAGACCGACCTCGCCGACTACGTCGACAGCACGCTCATCGACACGCTGAACCGCGTCGAGGGCGTCGGCGAGACCCAGGTCTTCGGCTCCGGCTATGCCATGCGCATCTGGCTCGATCCGGACAAGCTGGCGAAATACGCCCTGATGCCTGGCGACGTCGCCTCCGCAGTGCAGTCCCAGAACACCCAGGTCTCGGCCGGCCAGCTCGGCGGCCTGCCGGCCATCGAGGGCCAGCAGCTCAACGCCACGGTCACCGCCCGCAGTCGCCTGCAGACCCCCGAGCAGTTCCGCAACATCATCCTGAAGAGCACGACCGAAGGCTCCATCGTCCGCCTCAACGACGTCGCCCGGGTCGAGATCGGCTCGGAAAGCTACAACACCACGGCGCGCTACCAGGGCCAGCCGGCGGCCGGCGTCGGCGTCAGCCTGGCGACCGGCGCCAACGCGCTGTCGACGGCACAGCGGGTCCGCGACACCATCGAGCGCATGCGGCCGACCTTCCCGGCCGGCGTCACGGTCGTCTACCCTTACGACACCACGCCGTTCGTGCGCCTGTCGATCGAAGAGGTGGTGAAGACGCTGGTCGAGGCCATCGTCCTCGTCTTCATCGTCATGTTCGTGTTCCTGCAGAACATCCGCGCCACCATCATCCCGACGCTGGCCGTCCCGGTCGTCCTCCTCGGCACCTTCGGGGTGCTCGCCGTCTTCGGCTTTTCCATCAACACGCTGACCATGTTCGCCATGGTGCTGGCGATCGGCCTGCTGGTCGACGACGCCATCGTCGTGGTGGAGAACGTCGAGCGCGTGATGCACGACGAGAAGCTGCCGCCGCGCGAGGCGACGCGCAAGTCGATGCGCGAGATCACCGGCGCCCTGATCGGCATCGTCACGGTGCTGTCCGCCGTGTTCATCCCGATGGCCTTCTTCGGCGGCTCGGTCGGCGTCATCTACCGCCAGTTCTCCGTCACCATCGTCTCGGCCATGGTGCTGTCGCTGGTCGTCGCCCTGGTGCTGACGCCGGCGCTCTGCGCCACGATCCTGAAGCCGCCGCCGGACCATGCGACCCAGAAGGGCCCGTTCGGCTGGTTCAACCGCATGTTCGACCGCACCACGCGCGGCTACCACACCAGCACCGGCGCCATCGTGCACCGCTCGATCCGCTTCGTCGCCGTGTTCCTGGCGATCGTCGTCGCCGCCGTCTGGCTGTTCGAAAAGCTGCCGGGCTCGTTCCTGCCGGAAGAGGACCAGGGCTTCCTGATCGCCTCGGCCACCCTGCCGGCCGGCGCCACCCAGGACCGCACCCTCGCCGTCCTCGACCAGATCGACGACCATTTCCGCAAGAACGAAGCGGAGCTGGTGGAAAGCGTCTTCACCGTCGCCGGCTTCGGCTTCGGCGGCCGCGGCCAGAATGTCGGCCTGTCCTTCATCCGGCTGAAGCCGTTCGACGAGCGCGAGGGCCCCGGCACGTCGGCCCAGGAAATGGCCGGACGGGCAATGCCAGCGCTGATGAAGATCAAGGACGCCCGGGTCTTTGCCCTGGCGCCGCCGGCGATCCGCGGCCTCGGCAACACCAACGGCTTCAATTTCTATCTCCAGGACATCAACGGTGCCGGCCACGACAAGCTGATCGCGGCCCGCAACCAGCTCCTCGGCATGGCCGGCCAGTCGAGCCTGCTCGCCAACACAAGGCCGAACGGCCAGGAGGATACGCCGCAGTTCTCCATCGACATCGACCAGGAACGGGCGAGCGCCTTCGGCATCGGCATTGCCGACATCAACCAGACGGTGTCGATCGCCTGGGGCAGCGACTACGTCAACGACTTCATCGACCGCGGCCGCGTCAAGCCGGTCTACCTGCAGGCGGACAAGGAATTCCGCATGCAGCCGGAGGACGTCGCCCGCTGGCATGTGCGCAACGCCGGCGGCCAGATGGTGCCGTTCTCGTCCTTCTCCGACAGCCGCTGGACCTTCGGCTCGCCGCGCCTGGAGCGCTACAACGGCTCCTCGGCGGTCGAGATGCAGGGCTCTGCCGCAGCCGGCATCAGCTCCGGCGAGGCGATGAACGAGATCGAACGGCTGATCGAGCAACTGCCCGGCGGCTTCTCCTTCGAATGGACGGGCCTGTCCTACCAGGAAAAGCTCTCCGGCAACCAGGCGACGGCACTCTACGCCATCTCCATGCTGGTCGTCTTCCTCAGCCTGGCCGCGCTCTATGAAAGCTGGGCGACGCCGCTCGCCGTCATGCTGTCGGTGCCGATCGGCTTCTTCGGCGCCGTCGCCGCCGCGCTCTATTTCGGCCAGACCAACGACGTCTATTTCAAGGTCGGCCTTCTGACGACGATCGGCCTTGCCGCCAAGAACGCCATCCTCATCGTCGAGTTCGCGCTCGCCCAGCTCGATACGGGCAAGCCGCTCATCGAGGCGACCCAGGAGGCGGCGCGCCAGCGCCTCCGCCCGATCCTGATGACATCCTTCGCCTTTATCCTCGGCGTGACGCCGCTGGCGGTCGCCAACGGTCCGGGCTCGGGCGCGCAGAATTCCATCGGTATCGGCGTCATGGGCGGCATGATTGCAGCCACATTCCTCGGCATTTTCTTCGTCCCCCTTCTCTTTGTCGTCGTTCGGCGTATTTTCCGCAGCGACAAGAGGCGCGATGATGCCTCGACACCTCCCCCTGCCGGCCATGAGAAGCCGGCCGTCGAATCGCAAGGATGAAGACAGTGACCCGGCGTGCCAGACCTGCGACGTTGCCCCGTGCCGCATCCCCCGCTGCCCGCATGAGAAAGGCCCCGCGGATGGCGATCGCCGGCCTGACCGCGGCGCTGCTGGCCGGCTGCGCCGTCGGTCCGGACTACCAGACGCCGTTCCTGTCGATGCCGGACGGCTGGAGCCACGCCAAGAGCGACACGGCGACGCCGCGCCCGCCGCAGCTCGCCCATTGGTGGCGCCGGCTGAACGACCCGCTGCTCAGCCAGATCATCGAGGAGGCCGTCGCCGGCAATCTCGACGTCGCCGCGGCCAAGGCCCGCGTGCGCGAGGCCCGGGCCACCTACCGCCAGAGCTTCGGCGCCATGCTGCCGGGCGTCTCCG
It encodes the following:
- a CDS encoding N-acetylglutaminylglutamine amidotransferase, with translation MCGIAGEIRLDGSFADGEAVARMTETLAPRGPDGTGILARGPIAFGHRRLKIIDLSEKAAQPMTDPELGLTIVFNGCIYNYPELRGELVEKGYRFFSHGDTEVILKAFHAWGPDCVKRFHGMFAFAIAERDSGTVTLARDRFGIKPLYYSETDARLRFASSLPALLAGGDVDRTIDPEALHNYMTFHAVVPPPRTILKGVRKLPPATVRRITTSGEITDTLYWQPPYERDPALSGLSREDWRDRVLEALRVAVRRRMVADVPVGVLLSGGVDSSVIVGLLAEEGQKDLMTFSIGFEEANGEKGDEFVYSDLIAKTFQTDHHKIFVPSADLIGSLPDTISAMSEPMVSYDNIGFFLLSREVSKHIKVVQSGQGADEVFGGYHWYPPLENTNDVVGDYARVFFDRSHETLKTHLSPEWMPDADISRDLVAEHLLMDGAATPVDRALRLDSQVMLVDDPVKRVDNMTMAWGLEARVPFLDHELVELAATVPPELKLMENGKGVLKDAARQVVPSEVIDRKKGYFPVPQLKYIEGPYLDLVRDTLTNQAARERGLFRKDYLDRLFDDPTAHITPLRGSELWQVALLEMWLQAHDI
- a CDS encoding MarR family winged helix-turn-helix transcriptional regulator, which gives rise to MSDPLGPAGDNAARHDGYAQKTAPDPASDATTPDAHAIDNAAHVMKAIRRIVRANDVRSKKVAREAGLTIPQIVVLQAVRDFGQLTTAALSRQADLSAATTVTILDKLEARGLVTRRRSDTDRRIVRTRLTEEGERILKGAPALFGKRFVTGFADLPETEQQRIVAAFRAVADLVDPPLAEAGAGEDVDLG
- a CDS encoding TetR/AcrR family transcriptional regulator, which codes for MPDNVQREIIVEQAHELFLANGYGGTTMDHIAASCRVSKRTLYRLFPGKLDLFAAIIDKNRQRMLLLPGNYDDMPLDEALETIFRVEIDPEDNRKRQALIRLVIIETRQYPELRTTARKYGAIPSRLELAAWFDRQCARGRMVIDDTEAAAQMLLDMVFGAIAAKATGGDLDWPGEDDREGYIKRCIQVFLHGVQKRDGVPA
- a CDS encoding efflux RND transporter periplasmic adaptor subunit; the protein is MAQRHSVRTLLRTGLVALFTAAALVAASESHAQSPGGGPKPEVGVLTLHPQSVAITAELPGRTTASLVAEVRPQVNGIIRRRLFTEGSEVEAGAPLYQIDDATYRATYQSARASLQKALAAVPSAEAKVARYENLIKQNAISKQELDDAKATLAQARADVAVAKAQVETARINLTYTTVLAPIDGRVDESQLTVGALVTANQSTALTTIRTLDPINVDVTQSSTNLLNLRKAVEEGRIKLRGDNITVRLKLETGTLYAESGTLAFVESYVDQTTGTYTLRAEFPNPDRLLLPGMYVRALVEEGIAENSFVVPQRAVSRSTKGEATALFVNKDNKIEQRVLETNSSVGNNWLVSDGISDGDRIVVTGSQFVREGADVTTVEVVIDETTGEVSELKQGAAAPGDPDTLALAAEAGQKQKPGAAKD
- a CDS encoding efflux RND transporter permease subunit, whose product is MSSFFIDRPIFAWVIAIVIMLGGLLALNTLPISQYPDIAPTTVRISGTYPGADAQTVENSVTKVIESGMTGIDHLDYMSATSTSIGRAEIVLTFTSAADPDVAQMQVQNKLQLVTPQLPQAVQDNGLTVNKSSSGFLLVIGFISETGDMTQTDLADYVDSTLIDTLNRVEGVGETQVFGSGYAMRIWLDPDKLAKYALMPGDVASAVQSQNTQVSAGQLGGLPAIEGQQLNATVTARSRLQTPEQFRNIILKSTTEGSIVRLNDVARVEIGSESYNTTARYQGQPAAGVGVSLATGANALSTAQRVRDTIERMRPTFPAGVTVVYPYDTTPFVRLSIEEVVKTLVEAIVLVFIVMFVFLQNIRATIIPTLAVPVVLLGTFGVLAVFGFSINTLTMFAMVLAIGLLVDDAIVVVENVERVMHDEKLPPREATRKSMREITGALIGIVTVLSAVFIPMAFFGGSVGVIYRQFSVTIVSAMVLSLVVALVLTPALCATILKPPPDHATQKGPFGWFNRMFDRTTRGYHTSTGAIVHRSIRFVAVFLAIVVAAVWLFEKLPGSFLPEEDQGFLIASATLPAGATQDRTLAVLDQIDDHFRKNEAELVESVFTVAGFGFGGRGQNVGLSFIRLKPFDEREGPGTSAQEMAGRAMPALMKIKDARVFALAPPAIRGLGNTNGFNFYLQDINGAGHDKLIAARNQLLGMAGQSSLLANTRPNGQEDTPQFSIDIDQERASAFGIGIADINQTVSIAWGSDYVNDFIDRGRVKPVYLQADKEFRMQPEDVARWHVRNAGGQMVPFSSFSDSRWTFGSPRLERYNGSSAVEMQGSAAAGISSGEAMNEIERLIEQLPGGFSFEWTGLSYQEKLSGNQATALYAISMLVVFLSLAALYESWATPLAVMLSVPIGFFGAVAAALYFGQTNDVYFKVGLLTTIGLAAKNAILIVEFALAQLDTGKPLIEATQEAARQRLRPILMTSFAFILGVTPLAVANGPGSGAQNSIGIGVMGGMIAATFLGIFFVPLLFVVVRRIFRSDKRRDDASTPPPAGHEKPAVESQG